In one window of Posidoniimonas corsicana DNA:
- a CDS encoding DUF1593 domain-containing protein, whose translation MSGFLLTIPMVLILMGASQTLASEPGASTYRGDAGLVRNGDSSNYQLAQQAYRNVRQGANTGAYWSTAASQGPSVSHSDVTGVQPAIAVSATQRSSGKGRANGRPRIVVTTDGEIDDECSMVRFLLYANEWDIEAIVTSSSQYHWQGHEWAGDNWLDPYLEGYAEVYSNLVKHDPAYPTPAYLLERTKMGNVKAEGEMEEVTEGSKLIVKILLDDSDDRPVWLQAWGGTNTIARSLKTIEDEHPERMAEVAAKIRLYCIFEQDSTFQDYILPHWGKHNITAIISDQFEAIAYRWKKIQPKEHHKYFAAPWMKENILNSHGPLCALYKSHATDDDGFDKGDFRSEGDSPAFLHNVMTGLRGMESPDWGGWGGRFVRVRDNTWMDPAPYDGYEHPKGRYFRETCWGRLSINSGITSHNDPRMLKFFKPAWRWSVAQQNDWAGRADWCVKPYAEANHPPVVKLKHSVDLKASPGSKVQLSAQGTSDPDGDKLAYHWWQYEEADTYGGVVEILAAKERDASFVVPEDAKGSTIHAVCEVTDAGSPPLTRYQRVVVETGQ comes from the coding sequence ATGAGCGGATTCCTACTTACGATACCCATGGTGTTGATACTCATGGGAGCTTCCCAAACGCTCGCATCAGAGCCCGGCGCGTCCACCTATCGTGGCGACGCAGGACTGGTCAGGAATGGTGACTCCAGCAACTATCAGCTAGCCCAACAAGCTTACCGCAACGTCAGGCAGGGTGCGAACACCGGAGCGTACTGGTCAACGGCTGCGAGCCAGGGTCCGTCTGTCAGCCACAGTGATGTGACAGGAGTGCAGCCGGCAATCGCCGTGTCGGCCACGCAAAGGTCAAGCGGCAAAGGAAGAGCTAACGGCCGGCCGCGCATTGTCGTTACGACAGATGGCGAGATCGATGATGAGTGCTCCATGGTCCGCTTCTTGTTGTACGCCAACGAGTGGGACATAGAAGCCATCGTGACGTCGAGTTCGCAGTACCATTGGCAAGGCCACGAGTGGGCAGGAGATAACTGGCTGGATCCGTACTTAGAAGGGTACGCGGAGGTCTATTCGAATCTTGTGAAGCATGACCCGGCGTATCCCACGCCAGCCTACCTGCTGGAACGCACTAAGATGGGGAACGTCAAAGCCGAAGGCGAGATGGAGGAAGTCACGGAGGGGTCAAAGCTGATCGTCAAGATCTTGCTAGATGATTCTGATGATAGGCCTGTCTGGTTGCAGGCGTGGGGCGGCACCAACACGATTGCGCGGTCTCTCAAGACTATCGAAGACGAGCACCCGGAGCGGATGGCCGAAGTCGCCGCCAAGATCAGGCTCTACTGCATCTTCGAGCAGGACTCGACATTCCAGGATTACATTCTGCCTCACTGGGGCAAGCATAACATCACGGCAATTATTTCCGATCAGTTCGAAGCGATTGCATATCGATGGAAGAAGATCCAACCCAAGGAGCACCACAAGTACTTCGCCGCTCCCTGGATGAAGGAAAACATCCTGAACAGCCATGGGCCTCTCTGTGCATTGTACAAGTCGCACGCAACGGACGACGACGGGTTCGACAAGGGTGACTTTCGCTCCGAAGGCGACTCGCCTGCGTTCTTGCACAATGTTATGACAGGGCTACGCGGCATGGAGTCGCCCGACTGGGGCGGCTGGGGAGGTCGATTTGTTCGGGTTCGTGACAACACTTGGATGGATCCGGCGCCGTACGATGGCTACGAGCATCCGAAGGGGCGATACTTCCGCGAAACGTGCTGGGGCAGGCTGAGCATCAACAGCGGGATCACTTCGCACAATGACCCGCGCATGCTGAAGTTCTTCAAGCCCGCTTGGCGATGGTCGGTAGCTCAGCAGAACGACTGGGCCGGCCGAGCCGATTGGTGTGTTAAGCCATACGCAGAAGCAAATCATCCTCCCGTGGTGAAACTCAAGCACAGCGTCGATCTGAAGGCTAGCCCAGGCTCCAAGGTTCAGTTGAGCGCACAAGGAACTAGTGATCCTGACGGCGATAAGCTGGCGTATCACTGGTGGCAGTACGAAGAAGCTGACACGTACGGCGGGGTGGTTGAGATTCTCGCCGCGAAAGAACGCGATGCGTCGTTTGTAGTGCCAGAAGATGCGAAGGGAAGCACCATACACGCTGTTTGCGAGGTGACGGACGCAGGGTCCCCGCCGCTAACCAGGTACCAACGAGTTGTAGTCGAAACCGGGCAGTAA